The following proteins come from a genomic window of Denitromonas sp.:
- a CDS encoding deoxynucleoside kinase, translating to MLDKAKFIVVEGPIGAGKTSLARRLAHRLEADLVLERPELNTFLPRFYQDLSRWALPTQLAFLYQRVDALKRLVADDVAGRRVVSDFILDKDPLFAELNLDPEEFALYRRTYDLVVPAPTPKPDLVIYLQAKPDTLIERIGRRGVEAERPITAHYLERVAERYAKFFYQYDASPLFIVDAEVLNPVDQADDFELLIDRLRAMRSYREFFGYAA from the coding sequence ATGCTAGACAAAGCCAAATTCATCGTGGTGGAAGGCCCCATCGGCGCGGGCAAGACCTCCCTCGCCCGCCGCCTGGCCCATCGGCTCGAAGCCGATCTGGTGCTGGAGCGGCCGGAGCTGAACACCTTCCTGCCGCGCTTCTACCAGGACTTGAGCCGCTGGGCGCTGCCCACCCAGCTCGCCTTCCTGTACCAGCGCGTCGACGCGCTCAAGCGCCTGGTGGCCGACGATGTCGCCGGTCGCCGCGTGGTGTCGGACTTCATCCTCGACAAGGATCCGCTGTTCGCCGAGCTGAACCTCGACCCGGAAGAATTCGCGCTGTACCGCCGCACCTACGACCTGGTGGTGCCCGCCCCCACGCCCAAGCCGGACCTGGTGATCTACCTGCAGGCCAAGCCCGACACCCTGATCGAGCGCATCGGCCGGCGCGGCGTCGAAGCCGAGCGCCCCATCACCGCGCACTACCTGGAGCGTGTCGCCGAGCGCTACGCCAAGTTCTTCTACCAGTACGACGCCTCGCCGCTGTTCATCGTCGACGCCGAGGTGCTCAACCCGGTCGACCAGGCCGACGACTTCGAACTGCTGATCGACCGCCTGCGCGCCATGCGCAGCTATCGCGAGTTCTTCGGCTACGCAGCCTAG
- the pcnB gene encoding polynucleotide adenylyltransferase PcnB: MIRKLLRKVFRRAAPGPTDGPALIPAQIHGIPIERVSPAARKVCTVLQEAGFKAFIVGGAVRDLLANLTPKDFDIATSATPEEVRRLFRRSRIIGRRFKIVHVMIGAEMMEVSTFRAAQDASATSTDEHGRILHDNVFGSQEEDALRRDFTVNALYYDPTTEQILDYHHGVADLQQKTLRMIGDPKVRYREDPVRMLRAVRLGAKLGLTIDPAASRPIREMASLMDNVPAARLFDEMLKLLLSGHAVKCLKQLREEGLHHGLLPLLDVILEQPMGERFVWASLENTDERVREGKPVSPGFLFATLLWHEVLANWEARKAKGEHTHPALFEAMDEVLSVQGEKLAITRRIAGDIKDIWALQPRFEKRAGKAPFRLLEQPRYRAGWDFLRLRAISGEIDMAQVDWWHEFAHAGGNAREGMLTEPEPGTTRKRRRRRRKPAGGGAAQ, encoded by the coding sequence ATGATTCGTAAATTGCTGCGCAAGGTCTTTCGCCGCGCTGCACCGGGCCCGACCGACGGCCCGGCCCTGATTCCCGCCCAGATCCATGGCATCCCCATCGAGCGCGTCTCGCCCGCCGCACGCAAGGTATGCACCGTGCTGCAGGAGGCCGGTTTCAAGGCCTTCATCGTCGGCGGCGCGGTGCGCGACCTGCTGGCCAACCTGACGCCGAAAGATTTCGACATCGCCACCAGCGCGACGCCGGAGGAAGTCCGCCGCCTGTTCCGCCGTTCGCGCATCATCGGCCGCCGCTTCAAGATCGTGCACGTGATGATCGGTGCGGAGATGATGGAGGTCTCGACCTTCCGCGCCGCGCAAGACGCCTCGGCCACCTCCACCGACGAACACGGCCGCATCCTCCACGACAACGTCTTCGGCTCGCAGGAAGAAGACGCCCTGCGCCGCGACTTCACCGTCAACGCGCTGTACTACGACCCGACCACCGAACAGATCCTCGACTACCACCACGGCGTGGCCGACCTGCAGCAGAAAACCCTGCGCATGATCGGCGACCCCAAGGTGCGCTACCGCGAAGACCCGGTGCGCATGCTGCGTGCGGTGCGCCTCGGCGCCAAACTGGGCCTGACCATCGACCCCGCCGCCAGCCGCCCCATCCGCGAGATGGCGTCCTTGATGGACAACGTGCCCGCTGCCCGCCTGTTCGACGAGATGCTCAAGCTGCTGCTCTCGGGCCATGCGGTCAAATGCCTCAAGCAACTGCGCGAAGAAGGCCTGCACCACGGCCTGCTGCCGCTGCTCGACGTGATTCTCGAGCAGCCCATGGGCGAGCGCTTCGTGTGGGCCTCACTGGAGAACACCGACGAGCGCGTGCGCGAAGGCAAGCCGGTCTCGCCCGGTTTTCTGTTCGCCACCCTGCTCTGGCACGAAGTGCTGGCCAACTGGGAAGCGCGCAAGGCCAAGGGCGAGCATACCCACCCGGCGCTGTTCGAAGCCATGGACGAGGTGCTCAGCGTGCAGGGCGAGAAGCTCGCCATCACGCGGCGCATCGCCGGCGACATCAAGGACATCTGGGCGCTGCAGCCGCGCTTCGAGAAGCGCGCCGGCAAAGCCCCGTTCCGCCTGCTCGAGCAGCCACGCTACCGCGCCGGCTGGGACTTCCTGCGCCTGCGCGCGATCTCCGGCGAGATCGACATGGCCCAGGTCGACTGGTGGCACGAGTTTGCCCATGCCGGCGGCAATGCCCGCGAAGGCATGCTGACCGAGCCCGAACCCGGCACCACACGCAAGCGCCGTCGCCGGCGGCGCAAGCCGGCCGGCGGGGGCGCGGCCCAATGA
- a CDS encoding c-type cytochrome, whose amino-acid sequence MSGTFTKSMARNIFYGGSVFFALLFLALSFDTMKELPKRDNRANLTEAVINGKKLWEVNNCIGCHSLLGEGAYFAPELGNVYPRRGPEFIKAWIQAQPTGAPGRRQMPNFGFTDKELDDLVEFLKYSSEINTANWPPNIEG is encoded by the coding sequence ATGAGCGGTACATTTACCAAATCCATGGCGCGAAACATCTTTTACGGGGGTTCGGTGTTCTTCGCCCTCCTGTTTCTCGCGCTGTCCTTCGACACAATGAAGGAACTTCCAAAACGCGACAACCGCGCCAACTTGACCGAAGCGGTGATCAACGGCAAGAAGCTGTGGGAAGTCAACAACTGCATCGGCTGTCACTCGCTGCTGGGCGAAGGCGCTTACTTTGCGCCGGAACTGGGTAACGTGTATCCGCGCCGTGGCCCGGAGTTCATCAAGGCCTGGATCCAGGCTCAGCCGACCGGCGCCCCCGGTCGTCGCCAGATGCCGAACTTCGGCTTCACCGACAAAGAGTTGGACGATCTCGTGGAATTCCTGAAGTACAGCTCCGAGATCAACACTGCCAACTGGCCGCCTAACATCGAAGGCTGA
- the panB gene encoding 3-methyl-2-oxobutanoate hydroxymethyltransferase — MSYLQDQKPVTLTTLGKMRADGEKIVMLTGYDASFAALLERCGVDIILVGDSLGNVLQGQKSTLPVTMEHMVYHTECVVRGCQRPFIIADMPFGSYHETPEQAMRNAARLMAAGAQMVKLEGGAFMAETVRFLVERGVPVCAHIGLTPQSVNQLGGYRVQGRTDEGAARLKADAHALEQAGAALMVMEMVPATVAADVTRSLTSMATIGIGAGVDCDGQVLVLHDLIGVFPGHKARFAKNFMEGATSIDAAVTRYVEDVRSARFPAPEHCY, encoded by the coding sequence ATGAGCTATCTACAAGACCAGAAACCCGTCACGCTGACCACCCTCGGCAAGATGCGCGCCGACGGCGAGAAGATCGTCATGCTGACCGGCTACGACGCAAGCTTTGCCGCACTGCTCGAGCGCTGCGGCGTCGACATCATCCTGGTGGGTGATTCGCTCGGCAACGTGCTGCAGGGCCAGAAATCCACCCTGCCGGTGACCATGGAGCACATGGTCTATCACACCGAGTGCGTGGTGCGTGGCTGCCAGCGCCCCTTCATCATTGCCGACATGCCCTTCGGCAGCTACCACGAGACCCCCGAACAGGCGATGCGCAACGCCGCCCGCCTGATGGCCGCCGGCGCGCAGATGGTCAAGCTCGAAGGCGGCGCCTTCATGGCCGAGACCGTGCGTTTCCTGGTCGAGCGGGGCGTGCCCGTCTGTGCCCACATCGGCCTCACCCCGCAGTCGGTCAACCAGCTCGGCGGCTACCGGGTACAGGGCCGCACCGACGAAGGCGCCGCCCGCCTGAAGGCCGACGCCCACGCCCTGGAGCAGGCCGGCGCGGCATTGATGGTGATGGAAATGGTGCCGGCGACCGTGGCCGCCGATGTCACCCGCAGCCTCACGTCGATGGCCACCATCGGCATCGGCGCCGGCGTGGACTGCGACGGCCAGGTGCTGGTGCTGCACGACCTGATCGGCGTATTCCCCGGCCACAAGGCGCGCTTTGCCAAGAACTTCATGGAAGGGGCCACCAGCATCGACGCGGCGGTGACCCGCTATGTCGAGGACGTGCGCAGCGCCCGCTTCCCCGCCCCCGAACACTGCTACTGA
- the folK gene encoding 2-amino-4-hydroxy-6-hydroxymethyldihydropteridine diphosphokinase: MSPVRTSPVAAFIGLGANLGDPVAAIADACRALGALPDTTFIARSGNYRTAPVGVSGQPDYINAVARIDTRLSPMALLVALLDIEARNGRTRDFAMAPRTLDLDLLLYGDQQIALPGLQVPHPRMHERAFVLAPLAELAPTLDIPGIGSIDSLLPSVAGQTIAPLEPAT, from the coding sequence ATGAGCCCGGTACGCACGTCGCCGGTGGCCGCCTTCATCGGCCTCGGCGCCAACCTGGGCGACCCGGTGGCAGCCATCGCCGACGCCTGCCGGGCGCTGGGCGCGCTCCCCGACACCACGTTCATCGCCCGCTCCGGCAACTACCGCACCGCCCCCGTCGGCGTCAGCGGCCAGCCCGACTACATCAACGCCGTCGCCCGGATCGACACCCGCCTGTCGCCCATGGCGCTGCTCGTCGCCCTGCTCGACATCGAGGCCCGCAACGGCCGCACCCGCGACTTTGCGATGGCCCCGCGCACGCTCGACCTCGACCTGCTGCTCTATGGCGACCAGCAGATCGCGCTGCCGGGCCTGCAGGTGCCGCACCCGCGCATGCATGAACGCGCCTTCGTGCTCGCACCGCTGGCCGAACTGGCGCCGACGCTCGACATCCCCGGCATCGGATCGATCGACAGCCTGCTGCCCTCGGTGGCCGGCCAGACGATTGCACCGCTGGAACCGGCGACCTAA
- the panC gene encoding pantoate--beta-alanine ligase, producing MQIHTTVDSLRVARRSAGRAALVPTMGNLHEGHITLMRQAGEHADAVIASIFVNRLQFGPNDDFDKYPRTLEADFEKLEAAGVAHVFTPDESAMYPTRQTYHVDPDPAQIATLEGAFRPGHFRGVATVVLKLLNIVQPDVALFGKKDYQQLMVLRNMVRQLAIPVEVLPGETVRADDGLALSSRNRYLSADERREAGRIYRCLTRIRDAIRAGDTHFDGLERAAMTELAAHHWQPDYVAVRRQADLQAPQTPNDALVVLAAARLGTTRLIDNLEI from the coding sequence ATGCAGATTCACACCACCGTTGACAGCCTGCGTGTCGCCCGCCGCTCCGCCGGCCGGGCCGCGCTCGTGCCGACCATGGGCAATCTCCACGAAGGGCATATCACCCTGATGCGCCAGGCCGGCGAACATGCCGACGCGGTGATCGCCAGCATCTTCGTCAACCGGCTGCAGTTCGGCCCCAACGACGACTTCGACAAATACCCGCGCACGCTCGAGGCCGACTTCGAAAAACTCGAGGCCGCCGGCGTCGCGCATGTGTTCACCCCCGACGAGTCGGCCATGTACCCGACACGGCAGACCTACCATGTCGACCCCGACCCGGCCCAGATCGCCACGCTCGAAGGTGCCTTCCGCCCCGGCCACTTCCGCGGCGTCGCCACCGTGGTGCTCAAGCTGCTCAACATCGTCCAGCCCGATGTGGCGCTGTTCGGCAAGAAGGACTACCAGCAGCTGATGGTCTTGCGCAACATGGTCCGTCAGCTGGCCATTCCGGTCGAGGTCCTGCCGGGCGAGACCGTGCGCGCCGACGACGGCCTCGCACTGTCCTCGCGCAACCGCTACCTGTCGGCCGACGAGCGCCGCGAAGCCGGCCGCATCTACCGCTGCCTGACCCGCATCCGCGACGCGATCCGCGCCGGCGACACCCATTTCGACGGCCTCGAACGCGCGGCCATGACTGAACTGGCCGCCCATCACTGGCAACCCGACTACGTGGCCGTACGCCGCCAGGCCGACCTGCAGGCGCCGCAGACGCCCAACGACGCGCTGGTGGTGCTCGCCGCAGCGCGCCTGGGCACCACCCGCCTCATCGACAACCTGGAAATCTGA
- a CDS encoding CBS domain-containing protein — protein sequence MTTTVQQVLEKKGAHAHAVAPTATVLEALTQMAERDIGAVLVLQDERLVGIFTERDYARKVALKGLSSKDALIKDLMTPNVCTITPSHTIDDVMSIMTQNRFRHLPVVDHGKIAGIITIGDVVKAVIAEHEATIQHLSSYISGDIAS from the coding sequence ATGACAACAACCGTGCAACAGGTGCTCGAAAAAAAGGGCGCCCACGCCCACGCCGTCGCGCCGACCGCCACCGTGCTCGAGGCGCTGACCCAGATGGCCGAGCGTGACATCGGCGCCGTGCTGGTGCTCCAGGACGAACGGCTGGTTGGCATCTTCACCGAGCGCGACTATGCCCGCAAGGTCGCCCTGAAGGGGCTGTCATCCAAGGATGCGCTGATCAAGGACCTGATGACGCCGAATGTGTGCACCATCACCCCGTCCCACACCATCGACGACGTCATGTCGATCATGACCCAGAACCGCTTCCGCCACCTGCCGGTGGTCGACCACGGGAAAATCGCCGGCATCATCACCATCGGCGACGTGGTCAAGGCCGTCATTGCCGAACACGAGGCCACGATCCAGCATCTGTCGAGCTACATCTCGGGCGATATCGCCAGCTGA
- a CDS encoding putative zinc-binding protein, with the protein MLLRVSHPERPLVYACSGCSNAAQTTNYLAVKLDRLGLAEMSCVAGVGAGVSHLLEVARSGRPIIALDGCHLACARQCLENQGIVPDRHFVMTRLSTKLRFHKDYDPLEAERIAEQVVLAAAELLSPQPVPTP; encoded by the coding sequence ATGTTGCTCCGCGTCAGCCATCCGGAACGCCCACTGGTGTACGCCTGTTCAGGCTGCTCCAATGCCGCCCAGACGACCAACTACCTGGCCGTCAAGCTCGACCGCCTCGGCCTGGCCGAGATGTCGTGCGTGGCCGGGGTCGGTGCCGGCGTGTCGCACCTGCTCGAGGTGGCCCGCTCGGGCCGGCCGATCATCGCGCTCGACGGTTGCCACCTCGCCTGCGCCCGGCAATGCCTCGAAAACCAGGGCATCGTGCCTGACCGGCACTTCGTCATGACCCGGCTGAGCACGAAGCTGCGCTTCCACAAGGACTACGATCCGCTGGAAGCCGAACGGATCGCCGAGCAGGTGGTGCTCGCCGCCGCCGAACTCCTCTCGCCCCAGCCCGTCCCGACACCCTGA
- a CDS encoding HAD family hydrolase: MDLVLFDLDNTLLAGDSDFAWAEFLIGKGVLDREVYETKNVTFYEQYKAGTLDIFEFLDFQLAPLARHERAQLDAWHAEFMDVAIRPMITDKARALVDKHRAEGALIAVVTATNSFVTGPVAREFGIPHLVATIPAQENGTFTGKPRGMPAFKAGKIERVDAWLESLGLHMGSFDTSWFYSDSHNDLPLLARVRQPVAVDPDDTLREHARLHGWPVISLR, encoded by the coding sequence ATGGATCTCGTTCTTTTCGACCTCGACAACACCTTGCTGGCCGGCGACTCTGACTTTGCGTGGGCTGAATTTCTCATCGGCAAGGGCGTGCTCGACCGCGAAGTCTATGAAACCAAGAACGTCACCTTTTACGAGCAGTACAAGGCCGGCACGCTCGACATCTTCGAATTTCTCGACTTCCAGCTCGCCCCGCTGGCCCGCCACGAGCGCGCCCAGCTCGACGCCTGGCATGCCGAATTCATGGACGTGGCGATTCGCCCGATGATCACCGACAAGGCCCGGGCGCTGGTCGACAAGCATCGTGCCGAGGGCGCGCTGATCGCCGTGGTCACCGCCACCAACAGCTTCGTCACCGGGCCGGTCGCGCGCGAGTTCGGCATCCCGCACCTGGTGGCCACCATCCCGGCGCAGGAAAACGGCACCTTCACCGGCAAGCCGCGCGGCATGCCCGCGTTCAAGGCGGGCAAGATCGAGCGCGTCGACGCCTGGCTCGAGTCGCTCGGCCTGCACATGGGCAGCTTCGACACCAGCTGGTTCTACAGCGACTCGCACAACGACCTGCCGCTGCTCGCCCGCGTGCGCCAGCCGGTGGCGGTCGATCCGGACGACACCCTGCGCGAGCACGCCCGCCTGCATGGCTGGCCGGTCATCAGCCTGCGCTAA
- a CDS encoding TonB-dependent receptor, whose product MASPLNAIAAACALLCCQLAIAAETEPDPLFDADLDTLVRLETIVDAGRFPQQRINAPSRVTIVTAQQIEAYGYRTLADVLRSMRGLYTTYDRNYQYLGARGFARPGDYNTRVMILVDGMRLADPVFGQGSIGTAFPVDLALIKRVEFLPGPGSAAYGNNALLGLINIVTRDPIPDASQHIRLEAGSEGRSGGQATIDQPLGADARLLLSASRTRSAGGDHYYAEFDSPQTNHGVADGLDGDAHNRLFAKLVFEHWHFELIASQRTKAVPTGAFDQRFNDPRSRTDDDYLMLSAAREFSVSADTTAHLQASFSQYDYTGRYPYDYPPVTLAEDRARGQRTGLETQWVSRAITHHTLRFWGEFFHDGLIEQRYRDLAPYQSYLDDRRSGQRWGLFVEDEIALTDRWQLNLGLRWDRQWTGHVTAHPRLGLIHRLNDTNTLKLLYGSASRAPTAYERYYAIPGLNTANPTLRSETIRTLEAVHEYEQDGVKVSGSLFRYRISNLIDSVVNPSDDSVSFRNVAQASAYGLEFEGEIASRTGSRLGVNYTWQHSRNDTTGKALGNVPRHMLKANWLTHWTPRLQSGLEVQYESGRNTLEGSHTGGRTLANLTLISRHLPHGIELSVSATNLFDKRYAEPASLDHQQDRLRQDGRQFNVVLRVPL is encoded by the coding sequence TTGGCATCCCCACTGAACGCCATTGCCGCGGCGTGCGCGCTCCTGTGCTGCCAGCTCGCGATAGCCGCCGAAACCGAGCCCGACCCGCTTTTCGACGCGGACCTCGACACGCTGGTCCGCCTCGAGACCATCGTCGATGCCGGCCGCTTTCCGCAGCAACGCATCAACGCCCCGTCGCGCGTCACCATCGTCACCGCGCAGCAAATCGAAGCCTATGGCTACCGCACGCTCGCCGATGTGCTGCGCAGCATGCGCGGGCTGTACACCACCTACGACCGCAACTATCAGTACCTGGGCGCGCGTGGCTTTGCCCGGCCCGGTGACTACAACACCCGTGTGATGATCCTGGTCGACGGCATGCGCCTGGCCGATCCGGTCTTCGGCCAGGGCTCCATCGGCACGGCCTTCCCGGTTGACCTCGCCCTGATCAAGCGCGTCGAGTTCCTGCCTGGCCCGGGCTCGGCGGCCTATGGCAACAACGCCCTGCTCGGCCTGATCAACATCGTGACGCGTGATCCGATACCCGATGCCAGCCAGCACATCCGGCTGGAAGCCGGCAGCGAGGGCCGCTCGGGCGGCCAGGCCACGATCGACCAGCCCCTGGGCGCCGACGCACGCCTGCTGCTGTCGGCCAGCCGCACCCGCAGCGCGGGCGGCGACCACTACTATGCCGAGTTCGACAGCCCGCAGACCAATCACGGCGTGGCCGACGGGCTCGACGGTGACGCGCACAACCGGTTGTTTGCCAAGCTGGTATTCGAGCACTGGCACTTTGAACTGATCGCCAGCCAGCGCACCAAAGCCGTTCCGACCGGCGCGTTCGACCAGCGCTTCAACGACCCCCGCAGCCGCACCGACGACGACTACCTGATGCTCTCGGCGGCGCGCGAGTTCAGCGTATCGGCCGACACCACCGCCCATCTGCAGGCAAGCTTCAGCCAGTACGACTACACCGGCCGCTATCCCTACGACTACCCACCAGTCACGCTCGCCGAAGACCGCGCCCGGGGGCAACGGACAGGCCTGGAGACCCAGTGGGTCAGTCGCGCCATCACGCACCATACGCTGCGCTTCTGGGGCGAGTTCTTTCACGATGGCCTCATCGAGCAACGCTACCGTGACCTCGCCCCCTATCAGTCCTACCTCGACGATCGGCGCAGCGGCCAGCGCTGGGGCCTGTTCGTCGAAGACGAAATTGCCCTGACCGACCGCTGGCAACTCAACCTCGGCCTGCGCTGGGACCGCCAATGGACCGGCCATGTCACCGCCCACCCCCGACTCGGGCTGATCCACCGGCTCAACGACACCAACACCCTCAAGCTGCTCTACGGCAGCGCCAGCCGGGCCCCCACCGCCTATGAGCGCTACTACGCCATCCCGGGCCTGAACACCGCAAACCCCACCTTGCGTTCCGAAACCATCCGCACGCTGGAGGCCGTTCACGAGTACGAGCAGGACGGCGTCAAGGTGTCCGGCTCGCTGTTCCGCTATCGCATCAGCAACCTCATCGACAGCGTCGTCAACCCCAGCGACGACAGCGTCAGCTTTCGCAACGTCGCCCAGGCCAGCGCCTACGGCCTCGAATTCGAAGGCGAGATCGCGAGCCGCACCGGCAGCCGCCTGGGGGTGAACTACACCTGGCAGCACAGCCGCAACGACACCACCGGCAAGGCGCTCGGCAACGTGCCCCGCCACATGCTCAAGGCCAACTGGCTGACGCACTGGACACCCAGGCTGCAGTCGGGGCTCGAGGTGCAGTACGAGAGCGGACGGAACACCCTCGAAGGCAGCCATACCGGCGGGCGCACCCTCGCCAACCTCACCTTGATCAGCCGACACCTGCCCCACGGCATCGAACTCAGTGTCAGCGCCACCAACCTGTTCGACAAGCGCTATGCCGAACCGGCCTCGCTCGACCATCAGCAGGACCGGCTGCGCCAGGACGGACGCCAGTTCAACGTCGTGTTGCGTGTGCCGCTATGA
- a CDS encoding cbb3-type cytochrome c oxidase subunit I — translation MQYKSQAVAKPYFIAAIALFTGQILFGLIMGLQYVIGDFLFPYIPFNVARMVHTNLLIVWLLFGFMGAAYYMIPEECETELFSPKLALAMFWIFLVAGALTIVGYLALPYAKLAELTGNDLLATMGREFLEQPLITKIGIVVVALAFLFNLTLTMLKGRKTSISLVLMLGLWGLAIFFLFSFYNPHNLVLDKFFWWWVVHLWVEGVWELILGALLAFVLIKVTGVDREVIEKWLYVIITLTLITGIIGTGHHYFWIGTPEYWQWWGSIFSALEPIPFFAMTVFAFNMVNRRRRDHPNKAATLWALGTGVMSFLGAGVWGFLHTLAPVNYYTHGTQVTAAHGHMAFYGAYAMVVLCIISYAMPILRGRAANSNKAQVMEMWSFWLMTVAMVFITLFLTAAGILQVWLQRFSDTPISFMAAQDQISLFYWMREWAGVMFLVGLLVYIASFFVKGETKAAA, via the coding sequence ATGCAATACAAATCCCAGGCCGTCGCGAAGCCGTATTTCATTGCGGCCATCGCGCTCTTTACCGGACAGATCCTGTTCGGCCTCATCATGGGCCTGCAGTATGTGATCGGTGACTTCCTGTTCCCCTACATTCCGTTCAACGTGGCACGGATGGTGCACACCAACCTGCTGATCGTGTGGCTGCTGTTCGGCTTCATGGGCGCTGCCTACTACATGATCCCGGAAGAATGCGAGACTGAACTGTTCTCGCCCAAACTGGCCCTGGCCATGTTCTGGATCTTCCTGGTCGCGGGTGCACTGACCATCGTCGGCTACCTGGCACTGCCCTACGCCAAGCTCGCCGAACTGACCGGCAACGACCTCCTCGCCACCATGGGACGAGAGTTCCTTGAACAGCCATTAATCACAAAGATAGGCATCGTGGTTGTGGCGCTCGCCTTCCTCTTCAACCTCACCCTGACCATGCTGAAGGGCCGCAAGACCTCCATCAGCCTGGTGCTCATGCTGGGTCTGTGGGGTCTGGCGATCTTCTTCCTGTTCTCCTTCTACAACCCGCACAACCTCGTGCTGGACAAGTTCTTCTGGTGGTGGGTTGTTCACCTCTGGGTGGAAGGCGTCTGGGAACTGATCCTCGGTGCGCTGCTGGCCTTCGTGCTGATCAAGGTGACGGGTGTCGACCGCGAAGTGATCGAGAAGTGGCTGTACGTCATCATCACGCTGACGCTGATCACCGGCATCATCGGTACGGGTCACCACTACTTCTGGATCGGTACGCCTGAGTACTGGCAGTGGTGGGGTTCGATCTTCTCCGCACTGGAGCCGATCCCCTTCTTCGCCATGACCGTCTTCGCCTTCAACATGGTGAACCGTCGTCGCCGCGACCATCCGAACAAGGCCGCCACCCTGTGGGCCCTCGGTACCGGTGTGATGTCCTTCCTGGGCGCTGGCGTGTGGGGCTTCCTGCACACCCTGGCACCGGTGAACTACTACACCCACGGCACGCAGGTCACCGCGGCTCACGGCCACATGGCCTTCTACGGCGCCTACGCCATGGTCGTGCTGTGCATCATCAGCTACGCCATGCCGATCCTGCGCGGCCGTGCGGCCAACAGCAACAAGGCACAGGTCATGGAAATGTGGAGCTTCTGGCTGATGACCGTCGCCATGGTCTTCATCACGCTGTTCCTGACCGCCGCCGGCATCCTGCAAGTCTGGCTGCAGCGCTTCAGCGACACGCCGATCTCGTTCATGGCAGCACAGGACCAGATCAGCCTGTTCTACTGGATGCGTGAATGGGCCGGTGTGATGTTCCTGGTCGGCCTGTTGGTGTACATCGCCAGCTTCTTCGTGAAGGGCGAGACCAAAGCCGCCGCTTAA